The genomic segment caatagaatgatcaaaatttgaaatttaattaaacgtttaattttgagaaatttgtaTTCTAGAAAAATCAGATTAATTATCTAGCTACATCATTATGCATCACTATACGGGTGTTTGAAAACTCttaaattaagtatttattagtttattagtgaaaaagaagagaaaatagtattttttattaataattttttattttaaaatgattaaattgaGTTAGTTTAAGTGTATTTTTCTACCAATTTGTATAACTTATTGGtaaaattcactaaaaaaatataatttttcgatacgcttaattactatatatagccaaaagaaaacaacCATGGCAAATACAAACGCAACACGGGCTCACAATGGTCATTAGTCGTTATTTCTACAagtatgatcaaaatattagccATTGCTAAAATCATggtgaatattgattaatcgtggtaaaagtttaattttttttttaaccataCTTAATAGTGTTGATTTACCATGAAGTTGAGATCGTGGTTATTTATAGTGTAGTAGTagtgattataaatattagagaaaagtattattttagtccgctaagtatgtctaattttaattttagtccaataactatgtccatttttgtttagatttagtaacttacgaaattgcttacttttagtcctctggctgattttcggacaattttactcctatgcaacttttaaagataattttagtccatatgcactcataggggtaaaattgtccaaaaatctaccaaaggactaaaagtaagcaatttcgtaagttactggacctaaacaaaaatggacatagttatcggactaaaattaaaattaggcatacttaacgaactaaaataatacttttccctaaataTTAGTCCAACTACTCTAACCtcaatttttcacttttcacttttatttttggacaCTCAGAAATTTCGCTACTGCTTAACTCACATATTTCTTTATACCGTATTTCTTGCACAAAAGCAGAAGATACAGTAATCCCGGTGAAATCCCCACTGTAAGGACACAAGTCATGTGTAATATCAAAGTAGTGTAAAAGATCGATCTCATTCACGtctaaaaattaacaaaaatgcaAGAATTTCCGAGAtaagattttatttagttcaacAAACACATATCTGAGTGACCAAAGAAGTAGATTTCTAAATgcactaattaatatatatatatagatggagcaacataaaatagaaatgGTTTGTCTGAAAATAGTATCATTCATTATTCTAAAATGAGGGCTTATGCAGAGTAAGAAAAAACTACAAGTCCGTACTGTGTGAACCTGCACTCCGTTTTCTTGGcttcatataattagtttttgaCCACAGAGACAGAGATGTTGGCAGCTGGCTACCTTAATAATTGTGTCAATTAACACGAAAAATAATTACGTTGGATCTTCACTCCCAAATAagtaattaaactaaaatgcgtgttatatttaatgtttttaataaatatctctcattataagaaaatatttgatgttaaAATCAGagttagtaaataattttttttattaaatttattgctAATCTGCATTAGCACCGAACTTCACTATGTGGTAAGAAATACGTGTCGTTACTATtagtgttatttttttgttatgtcttaaactatatatgtatgtgtgtacagtgcaatattattacaaaagatGAGTTGTGATAATGCGTAAATGTGACAGAAATTTTGCAGGGTGTGAGTGCGTGTGAGAGAAAAATGGGAggctctatatatatacatatatatgtagtacAGTAGAGAGTAGccttgaaattattattgtttgtaGGTGAATGATCCAGACAAcctgagaagaaaaaagaggatgatgtatgtatgtatatataatcttgaaatttcaCTGCACAAATATTCCCTCTACAGTTTACTACCTAGTTGACCAAAAAGAACCCACCCCCCccctttaaaataataataatcaatgagcacaaattaaagtaatttaattcgtattttaaatcacatgtatatatatacgtaacgttgtatgtaatataaaatttgagtttataatatatttaaataaacatcaaacatacataaatattggGTTTGTacgtataaatttaaaatattagttcattacaaaaaagaatcaaaaaaactataagtaaaaaataattattgataatatatatatatataatcaaatcagctcaaattaataaatacggTTATCACTCTCTGATATTTAAAACAATTCCTGTAAtagcatatttttttaaaaatcatatttatttattatattaataaaacaaaaattacaaccccttaatagatatattttttaacatagagtttgaattattattaatattatattttattgtatatgttagaaagaaaaaaatatttgtttaatcatTAAAGTTTTCGggtattaattttagtcttttaaatttatcaattttacttttagttttataactttcaaaagtgtttaattttagtcattcGATCCAATTCCGCATAATTTTATCCCTACACAGCTTTTTAAGagcaattttaattcatatatatccATTCATTTCGCATCCGTAGCTAATACTCCCTTAGAATGGTATAAGaatttagatttattgaaaaaatatttgtgtatatatattacacttagagTATTAGAATGGACTATTAACCTTTATCAtcaaaaggacaaaaaagttataaattaaactaaatgaCCAGATCTAagtaaaaaaactaaatttaatattgtcaaaaataaagaatcaaaatgaataaaatctaaagttatatgataaaatttcctttttttcaggttagaaattaatattgtagacatatgtatatatatacatatatatatatatgtaaattgtGGGAATGGAGGGCAGGGTTTTGTACTGGGCATGCAATAATAGTATTCCACATATCCACTAAGCGCAGCGGCTACTCTaacaagaaggaaaaagatatatggaaggaatataataaagatCATCAGAAAGAGAAAGAGGCAGAGGCAGAGGCAGAGACAGACCCAGAAATTCCTTCaatccatcatcatcatcatcatcatcatccccCCGCCTTTACTTTgaacaaaacacaaaacactAGTCTAATAATGGAAGGGGAAAGAGGGACGACGTTGCCGCCCATATACGATCATCCTCCTCTCCAAATCTGCTCCTTCTCTgctcctcatcatcatcaagaaATGGGGTTTGTACAGTTTGAAgatgatcatcatcataatcAGGTTTTGAGCTTTCTGGTGACGCCACCACCACTCTCCCACCACCCCTCTTCTCACAATATGTCCCTCACCGCTAAGCCCACCACCGCCACTAGTAATGCTTCCTTAGGGTTCAATCATAATGATCAGTTTGTAAACAGTCGACCCTCATGGAATAACGACCACCACCAGGTACTTCTCTCTTCCTACTGACGTTCATTTTTAGTTTGAATTCTTGGTTTAAGTTGGTCGATCTCATTCTTGTTAGTTGCTTCATTGTTAAGATCTCGTTTTTATTACACTAcctatcttttttcttttccttctctctctttgattaattattactctctctctctctctctctatatatatatatatatacatgaagaaataatgaaattacaataattaatgtgTAGGTgggaggtggaggtggaggagTGGATCCGAAAGGTGTGAATGATGAAAATTGCAGTGGTAACACGAACGAGGGTGGCAATTCTTGGTATCATCGCATTTTCTTTCAatcccttctttttctttttctgttcatTATAACTCTTTTCAACTTCATCAAGTATATATCATCaattcctctctctctctctctctcttcactgGATACTTATAAACCCTAGCTAGAGAGATCTGCTGGTTGATGGTCCCATGTGGAACTTAATTGAGGAGATGATGAGTGGGAACGACAGCTTTTCTTTTGGgaagattaattattaatgctCCAATGAAGTGGGAAACCAAAAGGGTTTTCTATCTTCTTGTAAATGATATGCGtacatatttatgtatatgcaGAAACCCTATATACagtacacacacaaacacacacatgtCCGTATGTATAGGTAGTGTGATGAACTATTGCAAAGTCTGAGGAAAGACGACAGTGCTGCTTCCACTATGTATAACTTTCTACAGTCATTAATTGTACACTCATACATGTTTTATTTGATCAGATTCCCATGTTAATGTTGTCTCATCTTTATTTTACTttctgtaatatatatatagtttttttaataaaaaaaaaatctaattgttaatgtggaatatatatatatacatatatatgtatttgaagGTGGAGgaattcatcatcatcagagAAGAGCAATAAGGTGAAGATAAGGAGAAAGCTGAGGGAGCCAAGATTTTGCTTTCAGACAAGGAGTGATGTGGATGTTCTTGATGATGGCTACAAATGGAGGAAGTACGGTCAGAAGGTTGTCAAGAACAGCCTTCATCCTAGGtatttacttatatttctttcatcatttttttgctttcatatacatattattattttcattgatttaatttaattcagcTAATTAATTTCATGAATACTTCATCTTGGGATTTGTGttctttaatgaaattttaagaattaattacatatatatatatatatatcatttggcttctctttcttttcttgtttcctttctGTCCTTTTTGAAGTTTATTGCACACTGATGGCAAAAAATTAGGAGAGAGatttaagaataataacaaattcacACTTGTCCTAATATTATTCAGATGCAaggcctatatatatatatgtattatcaCATGAGGAAATGAAGATGTACCAAATACAAACTAGAGAATATATCATTATCAATAgtctcaaaaatattaacagtGTGAGAGTAGTACtgttatagtttttaatttcataagttaattattatcattaattcttttaatttctctatttttttttctttttgaggttatatatatatatatatttatatatgatattcTGCAGATTAATTGGATTTGAGGGGgaagaaaaattaagttataatttgtgtaaaaatattagttgatcTTCAAGAGAGGGCAAGTGAActatttttatagattttcttgaaaaaatatatcctCTTCTACTTAATTCTAAAATGATTAccaacatattttaattatatttgtcaataAATGACAACATTATTTATGCATATCAAAATAgcatcataattaattagattaatcaTAACATTCTCGAtgtatacacatatatatatatatatattatacggTGTTGTTTATCTAATTTTCACATGATATCCTGGtgaacaaaatcatttttcgGAAATTTCTAGGAAAAAAGAACTAGCTAGCtagcaaattaaataaattaaagtcaTGAGagaaactctctctctctatatatatatatatgttttgtgAGTTTGAAGCAttatgcatgcatgcatgttttAGGATTTTATGGAGTAATTAATTCCCTTAATTCTTACACATTGATTATTTTCGAAAGGATGTCTGAGGGAATTTTATGTCTCAAAACATAATAAAGCTGGAATTTTGTCTTAAAATTCACATGTAGCTTTAAATACTAGCTAGCTACTTGTCTCACCCATGACGTCCAAACCTCAATAAGAGGATGGGTATCTAGAAGGAATTaggtaataaaaaatgaattatttgaattagaatattattttatttagttatttcccagttaaattttattttcatcatatataCCCTCAACCTGCCATTGATGAATTGAAGAATTATTGGATCTTTTGCTGGAATAGTATTTTTGTGTTTCCTTTGGCTTCTTCTAATCTCTTCTATTCTTTTGATCGATTACAATCATATACATCAATTGGTATTAGAACTAAATTGTGATTTTGTTTCCGCAACTCACCAccactcaatatatatatactagtcATCGTGGCACATCGTTcttgcgtgcatataataaatactattttgtattttaaaatatattatgaataaaaaatatacattatatttttttaaaaaaaagaaagcaataaATAACTCAAATGTTCGATTTTCCtaaattaactttttcttaaaattcttggtttcttttcattttctgcaATTTGTTCGATTTTCCTACATTTGTAAGATCATTTTCTATTACactaattatgaaaaaaaaattacctagACGCGGTTTTGGCCTCActgaatcaattatacaacTCAAATGTTACGTTTTTTACCCAAcaaataattgatcaattttattaaattgtacaTCTGTCGTTTATGAGCCTTGCATTGGACATCTATATAATTTGTCtagatgaaattttttctctgcaaaatttttacattctgTCTGGAAAATGTTTGTCAGCATTTTGACGTAGATACCATCATCCTTTCTGGGCTTTCTTGAAAACCCAGTAAAGAACTCACCACATGCAATTTGTGGAAAGTATTGTTAACTATTATTCTTTACATGATATTACTATATATCAATCGATTTTCGACATGTTGTATAGTTcgttaatgaaaataaataataattaaagattgatttgtttttattatttgcagAAGTTACTACAGATGCACACATAGCAATTGTCGAGTCAAGAAACGGGTGGAGCGCCTGTCGGAAGATTGTCGAATGGTGATAACAACGTATGAAGGTAGACACAACCACTCTCCCTGTGACGACTCAAACTCCTCAGACCATGACTGTTTCACCTCTTTCTAAGTAGTCCAGTATAGAAAAACATGTTTCGCAAATATcggtatatatatacatatatatgtatatgagtGAACTTGAGCAGTTCTTTATGGCTAGCCACCTTATGTTAATCTTCTAATCATTTAGTTCTTTTGCCTGACATTTAGTTTCCTTGATCCATCTCAAGTTTTCGATTGAGGAAACGTGGGACGTTGGATCCATTGCACGAAGCATCTTTAATTAGGCACCAAATCGCgtaaattggagaaaaaaaaaacaaaaaaaatagaggagAATGCAATTCCAGAAAGCAGAAAAAAGCgtcttaaaaaaaagtttatgttCTGCAAACAGAGCCCTGTAACAGCATTTTAGTCACATTACATTGAATTGAAGTACGCATCAATGGACTTTAATATCCAAGAGCATCTTGAATTCTTGATGCTCAATAAGGGGCGACTGCGTAAATAACAGCATCTTTAAGAACATGAGATCCGAGAGATATAAAATCCATGGACGTACACGCTCTTCACGACTAGCCAATTTTGCAACCTCAAGAATCGTTGAGAACCAAAGAACAACTattgtcaaataaaaaaaattttgggatGTGGTCTCAGTAATAATGTTCGTTAGCTCTGGAACAGGATCCAGCAAACTCCTTAAACAGCTTCAGTGGTCGATTTTCCGTTCACCACATCACGGCCAACCAATGGAAGTTCTTCAAGACAACACCTTCAATCAGGAAAGCGTTGGCTTGTTGATAGCTTTAATTCTTTAAGCCAATAGAGCCGCACCCAATTGACATGAGATTTTTCCAATCATGCTGCTTGATTCTCCAGTTCCTTGTGGTCTCTGCGTTCTCTGTCTATCATTGGCACAGTTAGAAGTAGAATATCAATTGATCCTTAATTCAACCCATTATGACATACGATAAATCTTCAGAGGACTCTGCAAATCGATGAACTACAGATGAtgattttaaacaaaaatatacaaatagcTGTTATAGTGAACAGAAATTAATCTCATAACAAAAGTattatacatcaattttaCAATTCTGCAACTTCAGGGAGGTTATGCAATTTTGAAACTACACAAATCTACGGCGTTCTTCTGCTAAAATCTGCTTATTTCTTAACTTGTCGGCTGCCGATCAAATTACTGTCAAGGAATGTGATAAATCTCTTACAGTTGCGGGCCAAGTTTATAATATTGACAACAAACAGATTGTGATCAGCTTAGTTGAAATAGAACTCAACATT from the Sesamum indicum cultivar Zhongzhi No. 13 unplaced genomic scaffold, S_indicum_v1.0 scaffold00233, whole genome shotgun sequence genome contains:
- the LOC105179902 gene encoding probable WRKY transcription factor 12; the protein is MEGERGTTLPPIYDHPPLQICSFSAPHHHQEMGFVQFEDDHHHNQVLSFLVTPPPLSHHPSSHNMSLTAKPTTATSNASLGFNHNDQFVNSRPSWNNDHHQVGGGGGGVDPKGVNDENCSGNTNEGGNSWWRNSSSSEKSNKVKIRRKLREPRFCFQTRSDVDVLDDGYKWRKYGQKVVKNSLHPRSYYRCTHSNCRVKKRVERLSEDCRMVITTYEGRHNHSPCDDSNSSDHDCFTSF